In the genome of Dermacentor silvarum isolate Dsil-2018 chromosome 1, BIME_Dsil_1.4, whole genome shotgun sequence, one region contains:
- the LOC119436106 gene encoding zinc finger protein 771 isoform X2 encodes MASTPEQVVCTPTFVFPAAFPGFDPRQHLANFHATAPAAASSVPQPVVQNSEEAAHQGLKAVKSQPRSSLTTLKIPQVPASDFGRSLGSAPVAFPGIEPHKAAAAPAQKVEASVASESPKGDKLWPCPSCKVPFKAASELQQHLGQHTRSERAVGAVPCEVCGKLFASAERVRAHVRAAHGEKACACDICGSGFSYRCKLLDHMRTHTGDKPFRCEVCGKSFSQKNHLTRHAMIHTGERPFPCDFCGRGFYRKDKLARHRRVHTGERPHVCLACGKSYGRREKLARHLRAHAGERPFGCSQCGRRFLEPRDLSRHKCAAPPCSSGQQHQQQQQQQQPAESLLLLAGGGPLAGLYQRLQQQGATSTTANAPPAGQPQPDNPFRPRQLQT; translated from the coding sequence GATTCGACCCTCGACAGCACCTGGCCAACTTTCACGCCACTGCCCCTGCAGCAGCCAGCAGTGTGCCCCAACCAGTGGTGCAAAACTCTGAGGAGGCTGCTCACCAGGGTCTCAAGGCAGTCAAGTCACAGCCGCGCAGCTCCCTGACGACGCTCAAGATTCCGCAGGTGCCAGCAAGTGACTTTGGCCGCAGCCTGGGGTCAGCTCCGGTTGCCTTCCCAGGCATTGAGCCACACAAGGCGGCGGCTGCACCTGCCCAGAAAGTGGAAGCATCAGTGGCTTCCGAGAGCCCCAAAGGGGACAAACTGTGGCCCTGCCCATCTTGCAAGGTGCCTTTCAAGGCAGCCTCTGAGCTGCAGCAGCATTTAGGCCAGCACACACGCTCAGAGCGAGCCGTTGGGGCAGTGCCCTGTGAGGTGTGTGGAAAGTTGTTTGCTTCAGCCGAGCGAGTCCGAGCTCACGTGCGGGCAGCTCACGGTGAGAAGGCCTGCGCCTGTGACATCTGTGGCAGCGGCTTCAGCTACCGGTGCAAGTTGCTGGATCACATGCGGACGCACACGGGTGACAAGCCGTTCCGGTGCGAGGTGTGTGGAAAGAGCTTCTCGCAGAAGAACCACCTGACACGCCATGCCATGATCCACACGGGTGAGCGGCCGTTCCCGTGCGACTTCTGTGGGCGGGGCTTCTACCGCAAGGACAAGCTGGCCCGGCACCGGCGTGTGCACACAGGTGAGCGCCCCCACGTTTGCCTAGCGTGCGGCAAGAGCTACGGCCGCCGGGAGAAGCTGGCGCGCCACCTGCGAGCTCATGCGGGCGAGCGGCCCTTCGGCTGCTCCCAGTGCGGCCGCCGGTTCCTCGAGCCCCGGGACTTGAGCCGACACAAATGCGCCGCCCCCCCTTGTTCCAGTgggcagcagcaccagcagcagcagcagcagcagcagccagccgaGAGCCTCCTGCTCCTCGCCGGGGGTGGCCCCCTCGCGGGGCTCTACCAGCGGCTCCAGCAGCAAGGCGCCACCAGCACCACCGCCAATGCCCCCCCAGCTGGGCAGCCCCAACCAGACAACCCCTTTCGGCCCCGGCAGCTTCAAACCTGA
- the LOC119436106 gene encoding zinc finger protein 771 isoform X1, with product MASTPEQVVCTPTFVFPAAFPETYGKLLIAEASSCYGFDPRQHLANFHATAPAAASSVPQPVVQNSEEAAHQGLKAVKSQPRSSLTTLKIPQVPASDFGRSLGSAPVAFPGIEPHKAAAAPAQKVEASVASESPKGDKLWPCPSCKVPFKAASELQQHLGQHTRSERAVGAVPCEVCGKLFASAERVRAHVRAAHGEKACACDICGSGFSYRCKLLDHMRTHTGDKPFRCEVCGKSFSQKNHLTRHAMIHTGERPFPCDFCGRGFYRKDKLARHRRVHTGERPHVCLACGKSYGRREKLARHLRAHAGERPFGCSQCGRRFLEPRDLSRHKCAAPPCSSGQQHQQQQQQQQPAESLLLLAGGGPLAGLYQRLQQQGATSTTANAPPAGQPQPDNPFRPRQLQT from the coding sequence GATTCGACCCTCGACAGCACCTGGCCAACTTTCACGCCACTGCCCCTGCAGCAGCCAGCAGTGTGCCCCAACCAGTGGTGCAAAACTCTGAGGAGGCTGCTCACCAGGGTCTCAAGGCAGTCAAGTCACAGCCGCGCAGCTCCCTGACGACGCTCAAGATTCCGCAGGTGCCAGCAAGTGACTTTGGCCGCAGCCTGGGGTCAGCTCCGGTTGCCTTCCCAGGCATTGAGCCACACAAGGCGGCGGCTGCACCTGCCCAGAAAGTGGAAGCATCAGTGGCTTCCGAGAGCCCCAAAGGGGACAAACTGTGGCCCTGCCCATCTTGCAAGGTGCCTTTCAAGGCAGCCTCTGAGCTGCAGCAGCATTTAGGCCAGCACACACGCTCAGAGCGAGCCGTTGGGGCAGTGCCCTGTGAGGTGTGTGGAAAGTTGTTTGCTTCAGCCGAGCGAGTCCGAGCTCACGTGCGGGCAGCTCACGGTGAGAAGGCCTGCGCCTGTGACATCTGTGGCAGCGGCTTCAGCTACCGGTGCAAGTTGCTGGATCACATGCGGACGCACACGGGTGACAAGCCGTTCCGGTGCGAGGTGTGTGGAAAGAGCTTCTCGCAGAAGAACCACCTGACACGCCATGCCATGATCCACACGGGTGAGCGGCCGTTCCCGTGCGACTTCTGTGGGCGGGGCTTCTACCGCAAGGACAAGCTGGCCCGGCACCGGCGTGTGCACACAGGTGAGCGCCCCCACGTTTGCCTAGCGTGCGGCAAGAGCTACGGCCGCCGGGAGAAGCTGGCGCGCCACCTGCGAGCTCATGCGGGCGAGCGGCCCTTCGGCTGCTCCCAGTGCGGCCGCCGGTTCCTCGAGCCCCGGGACTTGAGCCGACACAAATGCGCCGCCCCCCCTTGTTCCAGTgggcagcagcaccagcagcagcagcagcagcagcagccagccgaGAGCCTCCTGCTCCTCGCCGGGGGTGGCCCCCTCGCGGGGCTCTACCAGCGGCTCCAGCAGCAAGGCGCCACCAGCACCACCGCCAATGCCCCCCCAGCTGGGCAGCCCCAACCAGACAACCCCTTTCGGCCCCGGCAGCTTCAAACCTGA
- the LOC119436106 gene encoding zinc finger protein 316 isoform X3, which yields MASTPEQVVCTPTFVFPAAFPETYGKLLIAEASSCYGFDPRQHLANFHATAPAAASSVPQPVVQNSEEAAHQGLKAVKSQPRSSLTTLKIPQVPASDFGRSLGSAPVAFPGIEPHKAAAAPAQKVEASVASESPKGDKLWPCPSCKVPFKAASELQQHLGQHTRSERAVGAVPCEVCGKLFASAERVRAHVRAAHGEKACACDICGSGFSYRCKLLDHMRTHTGDKPFRCEVCGKSFSQKNHLTRHAMIHTGERPFPCDFCGRGFYRKDKLARHRRVHTVGSSTSSSSSSSSQPRASCSSPGVAPSRGSTSGSSSKAPPAPPPMPPQLGSPNQTTPFGPGSFKPDWQPPTSLASPRH from the exons GATTCGACCCTCGACAGCACCTGGCCAACTTTCACGCCACTGCCCCTGCAGCAGCCAGCAGTGTGCCCCAACCAGTGGTGCAAAACTCTGAGGAGGCTGCTCACCAGGGTCTCAAGGCAGTCAAGTCACAGCCGCGCAGCTCCCTGACGACGCTCAAGATTCCGCAGGTGCCAGCAAGTGACTTTGGCCGCAGCCTGGGGTCAGCTCCGGTTGCCTTCCCAGGCATTGAGCCACACAAGGCGGCGGCTGCACCTGCCCAGAAAGTGGAAGCATCAGTGGCTTCCGAGAGCCCCAAAGGGGACAAACTGTGGCCCTGCCCATCTTGCAAGGTGCCTTTCAAGGCAGCCTCTGAGCTGCAGCAGCATTTAGGCCAGCACACACGCTCAGAGCGAGCCGTTGGGGCAGTGCCCTGTGAGGTGTGTGGAAAGTTGTTTGCTTCAGCCGAGCGAGTCCGAGCTCACGTGCGGGCAGCTCACGGTGAGAAGGCCTGCGCCTGTGACATCTGTGGCAGCGGCTTCAGCTACCGGTGCAAGTTGCTGGATCACATGCGGACGCACACGGGTGACAAGCCGTTCCGGTGCGAGGTGTGTGGAAAGAGCTTCTCGCAGAAGAACCACCTGACACGCCATGCCATGATCCACACGGGTGAGCGGCCGTTCCCGTGCGACTTCTGTGGGCGGGGCTTCTACCGCAAGGACAAGCTGGCCCGGCACCGGCGTGTGCACACAG TgggcagcagcaccagcagcagcagcagcagcagcagccagccgaGAGCCTCCTGCTCCTCGCCGGGGGTGGCCCCCTCGCGGGGCTCTACCAGCGGCTCCAGCAGCAAGGCGCCACCAGCACCACCGCCAATGCCCCCCCAGCTGGGCAGCCCCAACCAGACAACCCCTTTCGGCCCCGGCAGCTTCAAACCTGACTGGCAGCCGCCTACCAGTCTGGCCAGTCCCCGCCACTGA